A single genomic interval of Gossypium raimondii isolate GPD5lz chromosome 11, ASM2569854v1, whole genome shotgun sequence harbors:
- the LOC105804087 gene encoding uncharacterized protein LOC105804087, which yields MAATATTTQTHPPNPLLKAPKGPTRSKLVCFSFAAYSKTIIDHLKSLHIPVFSGLTDQEFSSIESTFHFTFPPDLRSILQEGLPVHPSFPNWRSSSPQQLIILLNLPSLSLYRNIRFHNFWSDSWGSKPSNTNDALALVKDLLRNAPLLVPVYRNCYIPSTPNLSGNPVFYVDTEEIRILSFDITRFFQELELSTRGGVSKPFMRKKANSVNINVPAWAATAPRRIEFWTEVAGRGRRTVARGVTGGWWNRDEVEREGESRLGACMEEEFWRLREGGWNEEEVREMMMMIDGSDHNENKEMSGTQLVMDGEDAAWHVRVLSVVLLRAGWSREDVVYSLDLHDVIDDNDDDESMN from the coding sequence ATGGCTGCAACAGCAACAACTACCCAAACCCATCCTCCAAACCCTTTATTGAAAGCACCCAAAGGACCAACAAGATCAAAGcttgtttgtttctcttttgcTGCATATTCCAAAACCATAATTGACCATCTTAAATCCCTCCACATTCCAGTTTTTTCAGGCTTAACCGACCAAGAATTCTCCTCTATTGAATCAACTTTCCACTTCACTTTCCCTCCTGACCTTCGTTCTATCCTCCAAGAAGGCCTCCCCGTCCATCCTTCATTCCCCAACTGGCGATCCTCTTCTCCTCAGCAACTTATCATTCTCCTTAACCTCCCTTCCTTGTCTCTCTACAGGAACATTAGGTTCCACAACTTTTGGTCGGATTCTTGGGGGTCTAAACCATCAAACACCAATGATGCTTTAGCTTTGGTTAAGGACTTGTTACGAAATGCGCCCCTTCTTGTTCCTGTATATAGAAACTGCTATATCCCTTCGACGCCAAACTTGTCGGGGAACCCTGTTTTTTACGTTGATACGGAGGAAATTAGAATCTTAAGCTTTGATATAACTAGgttttttcaagaacttgaacTCTCGACGAGGGGTGGGGTTTCTAAGCCTTTCATGAGGAAGAAAGCCAATAGCGTTAATATCAACGTTCCAGCTTGGGCGGCTACCGCGCCACGGAGGATTGAGTTTTGGACGGAAGTGGCTGGGAGAGGGAGGAGAACAGTGGCGCGTGGGGTCACGGGAGGGTGGTGGAATAGGGATGAGGTGGAGAGGGAGGGAGAGTCGAGGTTAGGGGCATGTATGGAGGAAGAGTTTTGGCGATTGAGGGAGGGAGGGTGGAACGAGGAGGAGGTGAgggagatgatgatgatgattgaCGGATCTGATCATAACGAGAACAAGGAAATGAGCGGGACCCAATTGGTGATGGACGGTGAGGATGCGGCGTGGCACGTGAGGGTTTTATCTGTCGTGTTATTACGCGCGGGATGGAGTAGGGAAGATGTGGTGTACTCGCTCGATCTCCATGATGTTATTGATGATAACGACGATGATGAAAGTATGAACTGA